From a region of the Opisthocomus hoazin isolate bOpiHoa1 chromosome 21, bOpiHoa1.hap1, whole genome shotgun sequence genome:
- the KCNJ16 gene encoding inward rectifier potassium channel 16 has translation MKKMTEQSGCYRPVNIQGNKISYQGTCQESPEMGMKRLQKRFLHKDGSCNVYFKHIFGEWESYVVDIFTTLVDIKWRHMFVIFSLSYVLSWLFFGLIFWLIAVQHGDLFNDEEITPCVANVHSFTGAFLFSLETQTTIGYGYRCVTEECSVAILMVILQSVLSCIIDTFIIGAALAKMATARKRAQTIRFSYYAVVGLRDDKFCLMWRIGDFRPNHMVEGSVRAQLLRYKEDKEGRMAMEYKDLKLLNDQIILVTPVTVVHEIDSESPLYGLDRKALAKDNFEILVTFVYTGDSTGTSHQSRSSYVPREILWGHRFNDVLHVKKKYYKVDCLQFEETTEVYAPHCSAMQLDRKEQEWSRTEKTREKEAESSAAEVKSFSTNQKSFSAVALITSCEEPEDPVTAVNQPSGEVSYQKATVTLSRLSIESQI, from the coding sequence ATGAAAAAGATGACTGAACAGAGTGGTTGCTATAGGCCTGTAAACATACAGGGAAATAAGATCAGTTACCAAGGCACTTGTCAAGAAAGCCCTGAAATGGGGATGAAAAGATTGCAGAAGCGATTTCTCCACAAGGATGGCAGCTGCAACGTgtacttcaaacacatctttggggaATGGGAGAGCTACGTAGTGGACATATTTACCACACTGGTGGACATCAAGTGGCGCCATATGTTTGTGATATTCTCATTGTCCTATGTTCTTTCATGGTTGTTCTTTGGACTAATCTTCTGGCTGATAGCAGTCCAACACGGAGATTTATTCAATGATGAGGAAATAACTCCCTGTGTTGCAAATGTCCATAGCTTCACAGGAGCATTCCTCTTCTCCCTTGAAACCCAAACAACCATCGGTTATGGTTACCGGTGTGTCACGGAAGAGTGTTCTGTTGCAATCCTCATGGTTATCCTACAGTCAGTATTAAGCTGCATTATTGACACCTTCATAATCGGAGCAGCCTTGGCTAAAATGGCCACAGCTCGAAAAAGAGCTCAAACCATTCGTTTCAGCTACTACGCTGTAGTTGGCTTAAGGGATGATAAATTTTGCCTCATGTGGCGCATTGGGGATTTCCGGCCAAACCACATGGTTGAGGGCTCTGTGCGAGCTCAGCTTCTGCGCTACAAGGAAGACAAGGAAGGGAGAATGGCGATGGAATACAAGGACTTGAAGCTGCTAAATGACCAGATCATACTTGTTACGCCAGTGACAGTCGTACACGAAATTGATAGTGAAAGCCCCTTGTATGGTCTAGACCGGAAGGCTCTGGCCAAGGACAACTTTGAAATCTTGGTCACATTTGTCTACACAGGTGATTCAACAGGAACTTCACATCAGTCAAGAAGCTCATATGTCCCCAGAGAGATTCTTTGGGGCCATAGGTTTAATGATGTCTTACATGTAAAGAAAAAATACTATAAAGTGGATTGCTTACAGTTTGAGGAAACCACAGAAGTTTATGCTCCTCACTGCAGTGCCATGCAACTGGATCGGAAGGAGCAAGAATGGAGCCGAACTGAGAAGACACGGGAAAAAGAAGCAGAGTCATCAGCAGCGGAGGTCAAGTCATTTAGTACTAACCAAAAGTCATTTAGTGCAGTTGCCCTCATCACCAGCTGTGAAGAACCAGAAGACCCGGTGACAGCTGTCAATCAGCCTTCTGGAGAAGTTTCTTATCAGAAGGCAACTGTGACCTTAAGTAGGCTATCAATAGAGTCCCAAATCTAG